Within Candidatus Francisella endociliophora, the genomic segment AATAGCATTTTCTATGAAGCTAAGACCTGTTTCATCTGCATCAGGGATATTAAACTCGGTTTGAGGGATTATTTTTACTCCTATTTGTTGGAAAATAGCTGTAAATTCGTTAATCTTACCTTTATTACTAGACGCTAAAACTATTTCTTTCATTTGTCTTAGAATGTTTTTCTCTTGTAAGGGATATGTTATCATTTTTTATAATCAAATGCGTGTAAGGTGTATGGTATGCAAATAAGTTTTATTGGTGGTGGTAATATGGCTGCTGCTATGATTGCTGGAATGGTTGCTCATGGGTATGATTCAAAAAGTATTCTAGTTTTTGATAGAAACAAAGAAAAGAAAAATGCTCTTGTTGAGAAGTATGGAATATGTGTTTCTGATTCAATATCTAGTACTGTTAAAGGTGCAGACATTTTAATTTTGGCAATTAAGCCTCAAAATATGGTTGAACTTATTAATGATATAAAAGCTCTTGTTAACAAAGATCAAATTATTGTTACAGTTGCTGCTGGAATTGAAACTCAAGCATATGAAAAGCTTTTTGCAAAAGAGATATCTTTTGTAAGAACGATACCAAATACTCCGAGTAGTCTAGGATACGGGGCGACAGGTATATATTTTAATAATAATGTAAGTGATGATAGAAAAAACAAGATAATAGATATTATGAAGACAATGGGAGAAGTTGCTGTTGTTAATGATGAACGTGAGATAGATGTTATTGCTGCTATTG encodes:
- the proC gene encoding pyrroline-5-carboxylate reductase produces the protein MQISFIGGGNMAAAMIAGMVAHGYDSKSILVFDRNKEKKNALVEKYGICVSDSISSTVKGADILILAIKPQNMVELINDIKALVNKDQIIVTVAAGIETQAYEKLFAKEISFVRTIPNTPSSLGYGATGIYFNNNVSDDRKNKIIDIMKTMGEVAVVNDEREIDVIAAIASSGPAYYFQFMEHMIEAAVNNGLDKSKAEKLVMQTCLGAAKMAQNSNEDISTLRKNVTSKKGITYEALNTFESLGLDSIVNNAIQANIKRAKELSKEFSEAIDKSSF